A single window of Eucalyptus grandis isolate ANBG69807.140 chromosome 1, ASM1654582v1, whole genome shotgun sequence DNA harbors:
- the LOC104438396 gene encoding PAN domain-containing protein At5g03700, with protein MQKSLNLDPLSGFSNLRSNVDSIMRIGPSLLDAIARLAILATLCFLRASSQELHRGFEAAPKPSVSGFQPLLTDPTGNFSLSFLRVNGTRLALAVVHVPSSQPLWVADPPRPARWSDRSTRLSFNGSLVISDPSSGVFWSTGTDGDRVVLLNSSNLQVQKQSDGGGGTPVVVWQSFDFPADTLVENQNFTAAMSLTSSNGLYSMRMGSDFFALYANFGGDSDQMYWEHKALEAKAQVVDGAGAVYARVDPGGFIAMYQNGSVPVDVEAFNSFQKSIDSFLLLRLESDGNLKGYYWTGSTWATNYRAISGSCELPSPCGPYGLCSADGTCSCLDNRTEARPGSCSSAPGSGDFCGRGAGSGSGGFSVLRRDGVELPYKELMGYASVPSLDDCERACESNCSCWGAVYSNATRFCYTIDYPIQTLLEVADETKIGYFKVKPAPAGKGKGYEVGFGVGVLMWVLIVVAVAAVVGLVGYRVWKRRGGLKGHLAGEDGLAAGPYKDLGSASFRSIELSSR; from the coding sequence ATGCAGAAGTCCCTCAATCTCGATCCGCTCTCCGGCTTCTCAAACCTCCGCAGCAACGTCGATTCGATCATGAGGATCGGACCATCCCTTCTCGACGCGATCGCTCGGCTCGCGATCCTCGCGACGCTCTGCTTTCTCCGAGCCAGCTCGCAGGAGCTCCACAGGGGCTTCGAAGCCGCCCCGAAACCTTCCGTCTCTGGTTTCCAACCCTTACTCACCGACCCCACCGGCAACTTCTCGCTGAGCTTCCTCCGAGTCAACGGcacgaggctcgccctcgccgtcgTCCATGTGCCGTCCTCGCAGCCCCTCTGGGTCGCCGACCCGCCCCGGCCTGCCCGGTGGTCCGACCGCAGCACGCGGCTCTCCTTCAACGGCAGCCTCGTCATCTCAGACCCCTCGTCGGGGGTGTTCTGGTCGACGGGCACCGACGGCGACCGGGTCGTGCTCCTGAACAGCTCGAATCTTCAGGTCCAGAAGCAgagcgacggcggcggcgggaccCCTgtcgttgtatggcagagcttCGACTTTCCGGCGGACACCCTCGTGGAGAACCAGAACTTCACGGCCGCCATGTCGCTGACGTCGTCGAACGGGCTCTACTCGATGCGCATGGGGAGCGACTTCTTCGCCCTCTACGCGAACTTCGGCGGCGATTCGGACCAAATGTATTGGGAGCACAAGGCGCTGGAGGCGAAGGCGCAGGTGGTCGACGGGGCCGGCGCGGTCTACGCCAGGGTCGACCCGGGCGGGTTCATAGCCATGTACCAGAACGGCAGCGTCCCGGTCGACGTCGAGGCCTTCAACAGCTTCCAGAAGTCGATCgactccttcctcctcctccggctgGAATCGGACGGGAACCTCAAGGGCTACTACTGGACCGGGTCGACCTGGGCCACGAACTACCGTGCCATCTCGGGCTCCTGCGAGCTGCCGAGCCCGTGCGGCCCGTACGGCCTGTGCTCGGCGGACGGAACCTGCTCGTGCCTGGACAACCGGACCGAGGCACGTCCCGGTTCGTGCTCCTCCGCGCCGGGTTCCGGCGACTTCTGCGGAAGAGGAGCAGGGTCGGGAAGCGGCGGCTTCTCGGTGCTGCGGCGTGACGGCGTGGAGCTGCCGTACAAGGAGCTGATGGGATACGCGTCGGTGCCGTCCCTAGACGACTGCGAGCGCGCGTGCGAGAGCAACTGCAGCTGCTGGGGCGCCGTGTACAGCAACGCCACGCGGTTCTGCTACACGATAGATTACCCGATCCAGACGCTGCTCGAGGTCGCGGACGAGACCAAGATCGGGTACTTCAAGGTGAAGCCCGCGCCGGCCGGGAAGGGCAAGGGCTACGAGGTCGGGTTCGGTGTAGGGGTCCTGATGTGGGTCCTGATTGTGGTCGCGGTGGCGGCCGTGGTCGGGCTGGTGGGTTATCGGGTGTGGAAGAGGAGGGGAGGGTTGAAGGGGCATCTGGCGGGCGAAGACGGGCTGGCCGCCGGCCCGTACAAGGATCTCGGGTCGGCGAGCTTCCGGTCGATCGAGCTGAGCAGTAGATGA